From one Sulfurimonas sp. HSL-3221 genomic stretch:
- a CDS encoding ankyrin repeat domain-containing protein → MTDMTMNWLAENDYDAKSLDLQGSYGNTALMKAAREGNAAIVRELLDAGADIMLKNVDGNTALWLSCFGENPDVVSMLIDAGIELDTANVNGVTSLMYAASSGKEAMVKMLVDAGADVSIKNPDDFTALDLAVTPKILRLLRKK, encoded by the coding sequence ATGACCGATATGACAATGAACTGGCTTGCCGAAAACGATTACGACGCCAAGAGCCTCGACCTGCAGGGCAGCTACGGCAATACGGCACTTATGAAAGCCGCCCGCGAGGGCAACGCCGCGATCGTGCGCGAACTGCTCGACGCCGGCGCAGACATCATGCTTAAAAACGTCGACGGCAACACGGCGCTGTGGCTCTCCTGCTTCGGCGAAAATCCCGACGTCGTCTCCATGCTCATCGATGCGGGCATCGAGCTTGACACGGCGAACGTCAACGGCGTCACTTCCCTGATGTACGCCGCTTCCAGCGGCAAAGAGGCGATGGTGAAGATGCTCGTGGACGCGGGCGCCGACGTCTCCATCAAGAATCCCGACGACTTTACGGCCCTCGACCTCGCCGTCACCCCGAAGATCCTCCGCCTGCTGCGGAAAAAATAG
- a CDS encoding HAD hydrolase-like protein: protein MKYKLVIFDFDGTLADSFPFFLTALNALAEKHRFRRIDAEQVEALRHYDAKHIIHQLHIPLWKVPMVAAAFRKNMAASVARIPMFPEVTEMLHALSEQGIILSLVTSNSHENVRKILGQANTDLLIHPQYGTHMFGKAAKLKQILRQTGIDPSEAIYIGDELRDLEAALTVKMDFGAVSWGYTRDEALMEHAPALMFSSVGEIAQRLAR from the coding sequence GTGAAATACAAGCTTGTCATCTTCGATTTCGACGGCACCCTGGCCGATTCGTTCCCCTTTTTCCTGACCGCGCTCAATGCCCTGGCCGAAAAGCACCGTTTCAGGCGCATCGACGCGGAGCAGGTCGAGGCCCTCAGACACTACGACGCGAAACACATCATTCATCAGCTGCATATACCGTTGTGGAAAGTCCCGATGGTCGCCGCCGCATTCAGGAAAAACATGGCGGCAAGCGTCGCACGTATCCCGATGTTCCCGGAGGTAACGGAGATGCTTCACGCCCTGTCGGAGCAAGGCATCATCCTCAGCCTTGTGACGAGCAACTCCCATGAGAATGTCCGAAAAATTCTGGGACAGGCGAACACGGACCTTCTGATCCATCCGCAATACGGTACGCACATGTTCGGAAAAGCGGCGAAATTGAAACAGATCCTGCGCCAAACGGGCATCGATCCTTCAGAAGCCATCTATATCGGTGACGAGCTCAGGGACCTTGAGGCCGCCCTCACTGTCAAGATGGATTTTGGCGCGGTCTCCTGGGGCTATACGCGCGACGAAGCGCTGATGGAGCACGCCCCGGCATTGATGTTTTCCAGTGTTGGGGAGATCGCGCAGAGGCTGGCGCGCTGA
- the ald gene encoding alanine dehydrogenase, protein MKIGVPKEVKTEEYRVAVTPSGVKELVKNGHTVYVQTSAGEGSGFSDDDYSAAGAELLEGAAAVFDAAELIVKVKEPIAQEYPLFKEGQTLFTYLHLAADEAQTKFLLEKKIKAYAYETLKVDRRLPLLEPMSEVAGKMAAIMGGFYLGRYQGGRGILPGGVVGTEKANVLILGGGVAGISAAQVAAGMGAKVTILDINLARLHYLNDVLPANVSTLYSTTDAIESLLPTTDVVIGTVLIPGAKAPKLITKEMLSIMREGSVLIDVSIDQGGCFETSKATTHTDPTYVVDGVVHYCVANMPGAYPRTSTMALTNATLPYLLKLAEFGGEEAYAKFPLLHSALNTYNGKLTNLAVAEAHGLDYCEL, encoded by the coding sequence ATGAAAATCGGTGTGCCAAAAGAAGTTAAGACGGAAGAGTACCGGGTGGCGGTGACGCCTTCGGGGGTCAAGGAGCTGGTCAAAAACGGCCATACGGTCTACGTGCAGACCAGCGCGGGCGAGGGGAGCGGTTTCAGCGATGACGACTACAGCGCAGCCGGTGCCGAACTGCTTGAAGGCGCCGCGGCCGTGTTCGACGCGGCGGAGCTTATTGTCAAGGTCAAGGAGCCGATCGCGCAGGAGTACCCCCTGTTCAAGGAGGGACAGACCCTCTTCACGTACCTGCACCTGGCGGCCGACGAAGCGCAGACGAAGTTCCTGCTGGAGAAGAAGATCAAGGCCTACGCCTACGAGACGCTCAAGGTGGACCGTCGTCTGCCGCTGCTTGAACCCATGAGCGAGGTCGCCGGGAAGATGGCGGCGATCATGGGCGGCTTCTACCTGGGGCGCTACCAGGGCGGCCGGGGCATCCTGCCCGGCGGCGTCGTCGGGACGGAAAAAGCCAACGTCCTGATCCTCGGCGGCGGGGTCGCCGGGATCTCCGCGGCGCAGGTTGCGGCGGGGATGGGGGCGAAGGTGACGATCCTTGACATCAATCTTGCGCGCCTGCACTACCTCAACGACGTCCTTCCCGCGAACGTCAGCACCCTCTACAGCACGACGGACGCCATCGAGTCGCTGCTGCCGACGACGGACGTCGTCATCGGCACGGTGCTCATCCCGGGGGCGAAGGCGCCGAAGCTGATCACGAAAGAGATGCTCTCCATCATGCGTGAGGGGAGTGTACTGATCGACGTCTCCATCGACCAGGGCGGCTGTTTCGAAACCTCCAAGGCGACGACGCATACCGACCCGACCTATGTCGTCGACGGGGTGGTGCACTACTGCGTCGCCAACATGCCGGGGGCGTACCCGCGCACCTCGACGATGGCGCTCACCAACGCGACGCTGCCCTACCTGCTCAAACTGGCGGAGTTCGGCGGCGAGGAAGCCTACGCGAAATTCCCGCTTCTGCACAGTGCGCTCAACACCTACAACGGCAAACTGACCAACCTTGCCGTCGCCGAGGCGCACGGGCTCGACTACTGCGAACTGTAA
- a CDS encoding glutaminase encodes MDYQAVLNEIAEEIKPYIGEGKVADYIPALAEVDPQQFGMTLTLFDGTQYSVGDADTPFSIQSISKLFTFTLALDAYGYDLYRRVGREPSGNPFNSLVQLEYEHGIPRNPFINAGAINVTDALISHYGSVARSSKEILTFIREIADDGMIESDKEVTESEMQHGFRNRALANLMKSFGNLDNDVLEVVHTYFEHCAIAMNSRTLSRAMLYLANHGEDPITGKKFITPQQAKRINAVMLTCGHYDASGDFAFHVGLPGKSGVGGGIVAVIPKVMGICVWSPALNEQGNSLAGTKALELFTSKTGLSIF; translated from the coding sequence ATGGACTACCAGGCCGTACTGAACGAGATCGCCGAGGAGATCAAACCCTATATCGGAGAAGGAAAAGTCGCCGACTACATCCCCGCCCTGGCCGAGGTCGACCCGCAGCAGTTCGGGATGACGCTGACCCTCTTCGATGGGACGCAGTACAGCGTCGGGGACGCCGATACCCCCTTCTCCATCCAGAGCATCTCCAAGCTCTTCACCTTTACGCTGGCGCTTGACGCCTACGGCTATGACCTCTACCGCCGCGTCGGCCGCGAACCCTCGGGCAACCCCTTCAACTCCCTGGTGCAGCTCGAGTACGAACACGGTATCCCCCGCAACCCCTTCATCAACGCGGGCGCCATCAATGTCACCGACGCGCTGATCTCGCACTACGGCTCCGTCGCCCGCAGCTCCAAGGAGATTCTGACCTTTATCCGCGAGATCGCCGACGACGGGATGATCGAAAGCGACAAAGAGGTGACGGAGTCGGAGATGCAGCACGGCTTCCGCAACCGTGCGCTGGCGAACCTGATGAAGAGTTTCGGCAACCTCGACAACGACGTCCTGGAGGTCGTGCATACCTACTTCGAGCACTGCGCCATCGCCATGAACAGCCGCACGCTGTCGCGCGCCATGCTCTACCTCGCCAACCACGGCGAAGACCCGATCACGGGCAAGAAGTTCATCACCCCGCAGCAGGCCAAACGGATCAACGCCGTCATGCTCACCTGCGGTCACTATGACGCCTCGGGCGATTTCGCCTTTCACGTCGGTCTTCCCGGCAAAAGCGGTGTCGGCGGGGGCATTGTCGCCGTCATACCGAAAGTGATGGGGATCTGCGTCTGGTCGCCGGCACTGAACGAACAGGGGAACTCCCTGGCGGGAACGAAGGCTTTGGAGCTCTTTACCAGTAAAACGGGATTGTCAATTTTTTAG
- a CDS encoding AAA family ATPase — MNPISTKRSLTHLTDRKVPVFLWGPPGIGKSSIVAQIAKEKKISYIDLRLSLLDPTDLRGIPFFNADSGEAVWAPASFLPDGSEVEGILFLDELNTAAPMVQASAYQLILDRKIGEYKLPDGWAIVAAGNRESDRGVVFRMAAPLANRFVHLEMEASVEDWKQWAVGAGIDPAIIAFISYRPDALFTFGQGKDDSRSFATPRTWEYVNEIVASEPEPDLIMPLVAGAIGEDLAAAFLGFKVVAGELPDLDGIFDGSVSAVPSEPAALHMLSTALAMRVGEGTSSKKLNNLITYTLKMPGEFAVMIIQDLRERKIELDHVDSWTLWMRQFNNLLR, encoded by the coding sequence ATGAACCCGATAAGCACGAAACGCTCCCTGACCCACCTCACCGACCGAAAGGTACCCGTCTTCTTATGGGGGCCTCCGGGCATCGGCAAATCCTCCATCGTCGCCCAGATCGCCAAGGAGAAAAAGATCTCCTACATCGACCTTCGTCTCTCCCTGCTCGACCCGACCGACCTGCGGGGTATCCCTTTCTTCAACGCCGATTCGGGCGAAGCCGTCTGGGCCCCCGCCTCCTTCCTGCCTGACGGCAGCGAGGTAGAGGGGATCCTTTTCCTCGACGAGCTCAACACCGCCGCTCCGATGGTACAGGCCTCGGCCTACCAGCTCATCCTCGACCGCAAGATCGGCGAGTACAAGCTTCCCGACGGCTGGGCGATCGTCGCCGCCGGTAACCGCGAAAGCGACCGGGGTGTCGTCTTCCGCATGGCCGCGCCGCTGGCCAACCGCTTTGTGCACCTGGAGATGGAAGCGAGCGTCGAGGACTGGAAACAGTGGGCCGTCGGTGCCGGGATCGATCCGGCCATCATCGCCTTTATCTCCTACCGCCCCGACGCGCTCTTCACCTTCGGACAGGGCAAGGACGACAGCCGCTCCTTCGCAACACCGCGGACCTGGGAGTACGTCAACGAGATCGTCGCTTCCGAACCCGAACCCGACCTCATCATGCCACTGGTCGCCGGCGCCATCGGCGAAGACCTGGCTGCCGCGTTCCTCGGCTTCAAGGTCGTTGCCGGCGAGCTCCCCGACCTCGACGGCATCTTTGACGGCAGCGTCTCCGCCGTCCCGTCCGAACCGGCGGCCCTGCATATGCTCAGCACCGCCCTCGCTATGCGCGTAGGCGAGGGGACCAGCAGCAAGAAGCTCAACAACCTCATCACCTACACTTTGAAGATGCCGGGCGAATTCGCCGTCATGATCATCCAGGACCTGCGTGAACGCAAGATCGAGCTCGACCACGTCGACAGCTGGACGCTCTGGATGCGTCAGTTCAACAACCTGCTGCGCTAA
- a CDS encoding vWA domain-containing protein yields MTPEHLLTKAKSQLTMKHPYFGMLASRLKQEPKEGLRGYASNGKRFLYDPEFMGRRSIEEVMFILTNCVMHHVLSHQQRQLGRKGGLWQLATDYAINNLLHKNGLEIPQGANYNEEFEGMYAEEIYDALKESYYSDIDDAFGGEDDVPPPPGMPGGAGEGGEEEDDSGAFSNLGNIEEELDAQNESEWQYASSVAQEVAQRKSAMPSGMDRLGKKVKAADVDWRFELYNAVNKHMRNNYAFMPPNKKHIYRGIALPSLASDTLSLCVAVDTSGSINEALLGAFTEEFKNIMTIFPAIRIELIIADAKVHGHYTFQGGEKLDFPLKGGGGTDYRPVFDFIEAELPMTTMLLYFTDGDGWFPRIPPPYEVLWALSRPAKVPFGRGLVIFNS; encoded by the coding sequence TTGACCCCGGAACACTTACTGACCAAAGCCAAGTCCCAACTGACAATGAAGCACCCCTATTTCGGGATGCTCGCCTCCCGCCTGAAACAGGAGCCCAAAGAGGGACTGCGCGGTTATGCCAGCAACGGCAAACGCTTTTTGTACGACCCGGAGTTCATGGGACGCCGCAGCATCGAAGAGGTGATGTTCATCCTCACGAACTGTGTCATGCACCACGTCCTGTCGCACCAGCAGCGCCAGCTGGGACGCAAAGGGGGACTGTGGCAGCTGGCAACAGACTACGCCATCAACAACCTCCTGCACAAAAACGGCCTTGAAATCCCCCAGGGGGCCAACTACAATGAAGAATTCGAGGGGATGTACGCCGAGGAGATCTACGACGCCCTCAAAGAGAGCTATTACAGCGATATTGATGACGCCTTCGGCGGCGAGGACGACGTACCGCCTCCGCCGGGTATGCCGGGCGGTGCCGGTGAAGGGGGAGAGGAGGAGGACGACAGCGGCGCTTTTTCCAACCTCGGCAATATCGAGGAGGAGCTCGACGCCCAGAACGAGTCGGAGTGGCAGTACGCCTCCTCCGTCGCCCAGGAGGTCGCCCAGCGCAAAAGCGCGATGCCCTCGGGCATGGACCGGCTGGGCAAGAAGGTCAAGGCCGCCGATGTCGACTGGCGTTTCGAACTCTACAACGCCGTCAACAAGCACATGCGCAACAACTATGCCTTCATGCCGCCGAACAAGAAGCACATCTACCGCGGTATCGCGCTGCCCTCCCTGGCCAGCGACACGCTGAGCCTCTGCGTCGCCGTGGATACCTCGGGCTCCATCAACGAGGCGCTGCTCGGGGCCTTTACGGAGGAGTTTAAAAACATCATGACGATCTTCCCCGCCATTAGGATCGAGCTGATCATCGCCGACGCGAAGGTCCACGGCCACTACACCTTCCAGGGCGGCGAGAAGCTGGACTTCCCCCTAAAAGGGGGCGGCGGGACCGACTACCGTCCCGTCTTCGACTTCATCGAGGCCGAGCTGCCGATGACGACGATGCTGCTCTACTTCACCGACGGCGACGGCTGGTTCCCGCGTATCCCGCCGCCGTACGAGGTGCTCTGGGCCCTCTCCCGCCCGGCCAAGGTCCCCTTCGGACGCGGGCTGGTCATCTTCAACTCCTAG
- the sfsA gene encoding DNA/RNA nuclease SfsA codes for MRYKTPLIPGTLIKRYKRFLADIRLEDGSIVTAHCPNSGSMKGYKEEGLRVWLSESDNPKRKLRYTWELVEDADGETVMVHAARANALAEEAVREGVVTELQGYDRLRREVKYGSQNSRIDLLLEKGDAKCFVEVKSVTLREGDTLMFPDAVTTRGQKHLEELMEVKEKGDRAVLFFAVLREGGRRRSSGTYRPRLRRPSGAGKRRRRRSADLPGSFYARRGCPRRTHRLIPLSKVPSNADRKKGCYNAR; via the coding sequence ATGCGGTACAAGACGCCCCTCATTCCGGGAACCCTCATCAAACGCTACAAGCGTTTTCTCGCCGACATAAGGCTCGAAGACGGCAGTATCGTTACGGCCCACTGCCCAAACTCCGGCTCCATGAAAGGGTACAAAGAGGAGGGGCTGCGTGTCTGGCTCAGCGAGAGCGACAACCCCAAACGCAAGCTGCGCTACACCTGGGAGCTCGTCGAAGATGCCGACGGGGAGACAGTGATGGTCCATGCGGCCCGGGCCAACGCACTGGCCGAAGAGGCGGTCCGCGAAGGGGTCGTCACGGAACTTCAGGGGTACGACCGCCTCCGTAGGGAAGTGAAATACGGCAGCCAAAACAGCCGGATCGACCTGCTCCTCGAAAAAGGGGATGCAAAGTGTTTCGTGGAGGTCAAGAGCGTCACCCTGCGCGAAGGCGACACGTTGATGTTCCCCGACGCCGTAACAACGAGGGGGCAGAAGCATCTTGAAGAGCTGATGGAAGTCAAAGAGAAAGGTGACCGCGCCGTGCTCTTCTTCGCCGTGCTGCGCGAAGGGGGACGCCGTCGAAGCAGCGGCACATATCGACCCCGCCTACGCCGCCCTTCTGGCGCAGGCAAGCGACGCAGGCGTCGAAGTGCTGATCTACCGGGCAGTTTTTACGCCCGAAGGGGTTGCCCTCGCCGAACGCATCGGCTGATCCCGCTATCCAAAGTGCCGTCTAACGCGGATCGTAAGAAAGGCTGTTACAATGCGCGTTAG
- a CDS encoding thioredoxin family protein — MNRLFILLLFAATWLGAESIFTLRGVDKVYPVVDISGEKVPKSSKTYLREALDAMTGELGIDTKGYSGRSLALLVAEQYVGKSVLISVRLVIGEQVQRTGSKDRVFALTYQNALTFPYDSDTVEENLEDSVDELLAKFADQYAQERGTLKRVKEKGSLAASLGYETNFDNAVKRAKKEHKNVMLVLVANYCPWCRKFEELVLRKEDVNALVHQKYVPVILNKEKDAFPPEFNISFTPVVHFIDPVTLKGYHTVAGYNSREEFTHWLGADKRP; from the coding sequence ATGAACCGTCTATTTATTCTTTTACTCTTCGCGGCAACCTGGCTGGGCGCGGAGTCCATCTTTACCCTGCGCGGCGTCGACAAAGTCTATCCCGTCGTTGACATTTCCGGCGAAAAGGTGCCTAAAAGCAGCAAAACCTACCTCCGCGAAGCCCTCGACGCCATGACCGGGGAGCTCGGCATCGACACAAAGGGCTACAGCGGGCGCTCCCTCGCCCTGCTCGTCGCGGAACAGTATGTCGGCAAAAGCGTGCTGATCAGCGTCCGGCTCGTGATCGGCGAGCAGGTGCAGCGCACCGGTTCGAAGGACAGAGTCTTCGCCCTGACCTACCAGAACGCTCTCACCTTTCCCTATGACAGCGACACGGTCGAGGAGAACCTCGAAGACAGCGTCGACGAGCTGTTGGCCAAGTTCGCCGACCAGTACGCCCAGGAACGCGGTACGCTTAAACGCGTCAAGGAGAAAGGGAGCCTCGCGGCGTCGCTGGGGTATGAAACAAACTTCGACAATGCTGTTAAGCGGGCCAAAAAAGAGCACAAAAACGTCATGCTCGTCCTTGTCGCGAACTACTGCCCCTGGTGCCGGAAGTTCGAAGAGCTCGTTCTGCGCAAGGAGGATGTCAACGCCCTCGTACACCAAAAATACGTCCCTGTCATCCTCAACAAGGAGAAAGACGCGTTCCCGCCGGAGTTCAACATCTCCTTCACCCCCGTCGTCCACTTTATCGACCCCGTGACCTTGAAGGGGTACCACACTGTCGCCGGTTACAACAGCCGCGAAGAGTTTACTCACTGGCTGGGAGCGGACAAGCGTCCCTAA
- a CDS encoding SulP family inorganic anion transporter gives MSLFSNLRGNLFGGMTAAVIALPLALAFGVASGLGAAAGLYGAIILGFFAALFGGTRTQISGPTGPMTVVVAAAVASLGGDVGLVATVVLLAGIFQVVFGFTRLGRFVRFIPYPVISGFMSGIGIIIILLQLNPLLGLPSDAAVLHLLVTLPSLLPQTNPWALLLALAALAIVFFTPARLAKVVPSPLIALVVLTPISALLQLPVETIGTIPAELPKLVLPDFTLEHYTIILSLAFTLAVLGTIDSLLTSIVADSVTRTKHNPDRELFGQGIGNALCALVGAVPGAGATMRTVINVKSGGTDRLSGMIHAVVLLLIVLFLAPLASKIPLAVLAGILIKVGVDILDYRFLKVWKESPRSDLMTMLTVFFVTVFVDLITAVGLGIVLASLLIVYRITKETQIVLENAGAGSQPDLDGENARIIRINGAFFFGSSTFFEHQANNLLDTKTVIIDILNVPFMDITAIFTLKDLIEKLKKDGVKVIIAAPEAFTEKLMRFNHEKRFENVTFAPSLQSAVALI, from the coding sequence TTGTCTCTCTTTTCCAATCTTCGCGGTAATCTTTTCGGCGGTATGACGGCGGCCGTCATCGCGCTGCCGCTCGCGCTCGCTTTCGGCGTCGCCAGCGGTCTCGGCGCGGCGGCGGGTCTTTACGGCGCCATCATCCTCGGCTTCTTCGCCGCGCTGTTCGGCGGCACCCGCACCCAGATCTCCGGCCCGACGGGGCCGATGACCGTCGTCGTGGCCGCCGCCGTCGCATCCTTGGGCGGCGACGTCGGGCTGGTCGCGACCGTCGTACTGCTGGCGGGTATCTTCCAGGTCGTTTTCGGTTTCACGCGACTGGGACGATTTGTCCGCTTCATCCCCTACCCGGTCATCTCCGGCTTTATGAGCGGGATCGGCATCATCATCATCCTGCTGCAGCTCAACCCCCTGCTGGGGCTCCCCTCCGACGCCGCCGTCCTGCACCTGCTGGTCACCCTGCCCTCGCTGCTGCCCCAGACAAACCCCTGGGCCCTCCTGCTGGCACTCGCTGCCCTTGCCATCGTCTTTTTCACCCCGGCGCGCCTCGCCAAAGTCGTCCCTTCTCCGCTGATCGCCCTTGTCGTGCTCACTCCGATCTCTGCGCTGCTGCAGCTGCCGGTGGAGACGATCGGCACGATTCCCGCCGAACTTCCGAAGCTTGTCTTGCCGGACTTTACGCTGGAACATTACACGATCATCCTCTCCCTCGCCTTTACACTGGCCGTGCTGGGCACCATAGACTCGCTGCTGACCTCCATTGTCGCCGACTCCGTCACCCGGACTAAACATAACCCCGACCGCGAGCTCTTCGGCCAGGGGATCGGCAATGCGCTCTGCGCCCTCGTCGGGGCCGTCCCCGGCGCGGGGGCAACGATGCGGACCGTCATCAACGTCAAAAGCGGCGGCACCGACCGTCTCTCGGGCATGATCCATGCCGTAGTGCTGCTGCTCATCGTCCTCTTCCTTGCCCCGCTGGCCTCCAAGATCCCACTCGCGGTGCTGGCAGGCATCCTCATCAAGGTCGGTGTCGACATCCTGGACTACCGCTTCTTGAAGGTCTGGAAAGAGAGCCCCCGCAGCGACCTGATGACGATGCTGACCGTCTTCTTCGTCACCGTCTTCGTCGACCTCATCACTGCCGTCGGTCTCGGCATCGTCCTGGCATCGCTGCTCATCGTCTATCGTATCACCAAAGAGACGCAGATCGTACTGGAAAACGCCGGTGCGGGCAGCCAGCCGGACCTCGACGGGGAGAACGCGCGCATTATCCGTATCAACGGCGCATTCTTCTTCGGTTCGAGCACTTTCTTCGAACACCAGGCAAACAACCTGCTCGATACGAAAACGGTCATCATCGACATTCTGAACGTTCCTTTCATGGATATCACAGCGATCTTTACCCTCAAGGACCTGATCGAGAAACTGAAAAAGGACGGGGTCAAGGTGATCATCGCGGCCCCCGAAGCCTTCACGGAGAAGCTGATGCGCTTCAACCACGAAAAACGCTTCGAGAACGTCACCTTCGCCCCCTCCCTCCAAAGCGCCGTCGCGCTGATTTAA
- a CDS encoding MarR family winged helix-turn-helix transcriptional regulator, giving the protein MEYLLDTSIGFRLNRTANIIHAGFTKCIEPFGIAPEQFATLKIISEDGEITQSEIAEILAKGKPTVSRALDALEKKELIVRERKSEDRRIKPIHLTAKGQEILDLVIPKALTFNNAIKARLTPEEIETFFRVLDTIVDTSETHTKQLGASE; this is encoded by the coding sequence ATGGAATATCTGCTGGATACTTCAATCGGATTTCGTCTCAACCGCACGGCCAATATTATCCATGCCGGTTTTACGAAATGCATCGAACCCTTCGGAATCGCGCCCGAACAGTTTGCGACACTGAAGATCATCAGCGAGGATGGCGAAATCACGCAGTCCGAGATCGCCGAGATCCTTGCCAAGGGCAAACCGACCGTCAGCCGGGCCCTTGACGCCCTTGAAAAGAAGGAGCTGATCGTCCGCGAACGCAAAAGCGAAGACCGTCGGATCAAACCGATCCACCTCACCGCGAAGGGACAGGAGATCCTTGACCTAGTCATTCCCAAAGCCCTGACCTTCAACAATGCCATCAAAGCCCGGCTTACCCCGGAAGAGATAGAGACTTTTTTTCGTGTCCTCGATACGATCGTCGACACCTCCGAAACCCATACCAAGCAATTAGGAGCATCAGAATGA
- a CDS encoding efflux RND transporter periplasmic adaptor subunit translates to MKRPPYAPLVFAASLLFGSSLVAETAAPAAPAPHADAYVVKAVAKRDVVLNYPARLKSIRSATVVSRVTGVLLEKRFKEGDYVKKGTRLYKIEPDLYQAAVNEQKASVILQESLYTKAERDWKRAQALYKDNAISVQEHDAALSAYETARAQVNASKAQLQTRELELGYTDVTAPISGIAGIKQTDVGNVVNAGTPLVTITQTDPIYALFSIPSGDLQKARVENKEGRWSWGNEGRLKASLDVDGIKVSGDIDFIAPTADTQTGSISVRARFKNSDNLLLPGTFGRVTLEGISRDNVIMIPQKAVLQNPMGTIVFVEQEGQAAVRPVVLGDPVGNSFVVRKGLAEGDKVIVNNFFRVKPGAPVIIDKTVDAEGK, encoded by the coding sequence ATGAAACGCCCCCCCTACGCCCCGCTCGTTTTCGCAGCCTCACTGCTGTTCGGAAGCAGCCTCGTCGCCGAAACGGCAGCCCCCGCCGCCCCGGCCCCGCACGCCGACGCCTATGTCGTCAAAGCCGTCGCGAAACGCGACGTCGTCCTGAACTACCCCGCCCGCCTCAAAAGCATCCGCAGCGCGACCGTCGTCTCCCGCGTCACCGGCGTGCTGCTTGAGAAGCGTTTCAAAGAGGGCGACTACGTCAAAAAAGGCACCCGCCTCTACAAAATCGAGCCCGACCTCTACCAGGCGGCGGTCAACGAACAGAAGGCCTCCGTCATCCTGCAGGAGTCGCTTTATACGAAAGCCGAGCGTGACTGGAAACGGGCGCAGGCCCTCTACAAGGACAACGCCATCAGCGTCCAGGAGCACGATGCCGCGCTCTCGGCCTATGAAACGGCCCGCGCGCAGGTCAATGCCTCCAAGGCGCAGCTGCAGACCAGAGAGCTGGAGCTTGGCTATACCGACGTCACAGCCCCCATCAGCGGGATCGCCGGCATCAAGCAGACCGACGTGGGCAACGTCGTCAACGCCGGGACGCCGCTGGTGACAATCACCCAAACGGACCCGATTTACGCCCTCTTCTCCATCCCTTCGGGCGATCTGCAAAAAGCGCGCGTGGAGAACAAAGAGGGGCGCTGGAGCTGGGGGAATGAGGGGCGTCTCAAAGCCTCCCTCGACGTTGACGGCATCAAGGTAAGCGGCGACATCGACTTTATCGCGCCGACGGCGGATACCCAGACGGGCAGCATCAGTGTACGCGCACGTTTCAAAAACAGCGACAACCTCCTGCTGCCGGGGACTTTCGGACGCGTGACACTGGAGGGGATCAGCCGCGACAACGTCATCATGATCCCGCAAAAAGCGGTCCTGCAGAACCCGATGGGCACCATCGTCTTCGTCGAGCAGGAGGGGCAGGCGGCCGTCCGTCCCGTCGTCCTCGGCGACCCCGTCGGCAACAGTTTCGTCGTGCGCAAAGGGCTCGCCGAAGGTGACAAGGTCATCGTGAACAACTTCTTCCGTGTCAAGCCCGGCGCCCCGGTCATTATCGACAAAACCGTCGATGCGGAAGGGAAATAA